AACTCTCCCCCGCTGGCGACCGCTCAGGCTGGCCCCGGACACTATCTCCACATTCAACTTCCTCCCAACGATCACCTGGCACCCACACATCCCGCCACTTCGTCCGATGCCCTGGCACCCACACATCCCGCCACTTCGTCCGATGCCCTGGCACCCACACATCCCGCCACTTCGTCCGATGCCCTGGCACCCACACATCCCGCCACTTCGCCCGATGCCCTGGCACCCACACATCCCGCCACTTCGCCCGATGCCCTGGCACCCACACATCCCGCCACTTCGTCCGATGCCCTGGCACCCGAAGGAGACACCACCGCCGAGACACGCGAGATCTGCGCGCTGGCACGCCGACAGACCGTTCCCGACCTCCGAGAATGCTGGACCATCGAGCTTCGAGAGCCCCCTCGTACCCCCTCCGAAGCGCTCCAACATGCCATCGGCTCGCCGACCTCCCGAGACCCCGACCAGAACGAGCGTCGCACGGCTCTCACCGACGATGATCCCACCTCCGAGCTCGCCATGCAGATCGGCCCGGTCGACGGCGAGCTTGTACGAGGCCTGCCCGATACCCTTTGGCTCCGCGTTTTTGAGCGCGACACTGGCCAACCTCGACGGGCCAACCTCGAAATCACCCTGGAACGTGGCCTCACACAGACCCCTCTCCCAACCTCACTGACCACCGACCCACTCGGGCTCGCCAGACTCCCCGTCAACGCGATGACCGAGCTTACGCTGAAGGTCATCGCCCGTCCCTACGCCCCAACCGACGCACCGGCCTCCGCATCCTACACCCTGCGTATTCCCACCGTCGCCGCCCAGTTCGCCGTCTCGCTTCCGCGCCCCTACACCATCGCCGGACAATCCGTGGAAGGCTCGGTGAACACTATTCTCACAGACTCACCCTTTATGACCGACCTCTTCGAGGGCACATCCATGATCGCCGCCAACGCCTTCGGCTCCTCAAAGGGCTCCGGCGGCTTCACCCTCCCCACCCCCGAGGCCAATGCCCCGGGGCCGCTGGCCCGCGTACAGGTCTACCAGAGCTTCTTCGGCGCCGGAGACGCCTGGGATATCGCCCATCTCCTGATCCTCAAAGATGGCAGTCCCCAAACTCTGCGCCAGAGCACTGCACTCCTCCTTGAGCATCTCCATACCACTCACCCCGACGAGCACTGGGGCACCTACCTCGCTCTCCTCACACCACCACACTCCCCCTCCGTCGACACCCCCGCGCGCCTGACGCCGCTGATCGAGTTTGCGCTCAACCGCCTCCCCCGCGACTTTCAATCACCGCAACCTCTGCTCAACACCCGTGAAGAAGACCGCCGCGAGCTCGAAGACTGGAAAAACGAGATCCAGCGCGACCTTTACCACATGATGATCGTCGTTCTCCTGGTTGGCCTTCTCATTGTCGCCTACTTCGCGCTCCTGGGGCTGCGCCGCCTGCGCCGAGAAAGATCCCTCCTGGCCGAGATCGACCTCGAATTCGACGCTCCCCTCACCGACAACTCGGACACCCGACTCGAAGACCTTGTCACGCTCTTCCAGGCCTTCATCGTCTTCGCCACCATCGCCCTCTTCGGCCTTGGAATCATTCTGGTCGTCAGTTATCTATGACCTCGTCTCAGCCTTACGCTATGCGGCTATCCAGCCCTCATGCACCCGTTGAACAACTTTGCTTTTCCTTTCCGATGTTCAGGAGCCCCCATGCCGAAGACGCCCGACGATAACAGCCAGATGAGCTTCGCCGACCTGGCCAACCACGCGAACCTCAACGGCAAGACACTCTACCTCGTCGACGGCTCCTCCTACATCTACCGGGCCTTCTACGCGATCCGGAACCTCTCCAACTCCGCCGGGATGCCTACCAATGCCATCTACGGCTTTACCCAGATGCTCAAAAAACTCATCGAAGACGAAAACCCCGACCTGATCGCGGTTACATTCGACGCCTTCGACGCCGACGAGCACACCTTCCGTAAAGAGCTCTACGACGACTACAAAGCCAACCGCAGCGCCATGCCCGACGAGCTGCGCATTCAGATCCCCTACTTCCGCAAAGTCGTCGAAGCCCTCAACATCCCCATCATGGAGCAGGCTGGCGTCGAGGCCGACGACCTCATCGCTACCGCCACCGTGCGCGCCCGTGAGGTCGGCCTCAACGTCTGCATCATCAGCGCCGACAAAGACCTGATGCAACTTCTCGGCGATGGCGTCTCGATGCTCGACACCATGCGCGGCCGACGCTACTCCCCGGCCGACGTCCTGGAGCGCTTCGCCGTCAGCCCCGATCGCGTCAAATACGTGCTCGCCCTGGCCGGCGATACCTCCGACAACATCCCCGGCGTCCCCGGCATCGGCGAAAAAACCGGCGGCAAACTCATCGCCGAATTCGGCGATCTGGAGACGCTGCTTGCCAACGTCGACAAAGTCTCCGGCAAAAAACGCAAAGAAAACCTCACCGAGTTTGCCGACCAGGCCCGCCTCAGCCTGGAGCTCGTCACCCTGCGCGACGACTGCCCCATCGCCTTCGACATCGAACACCTCCATCTTTCCCCCCCGGACTTCCAGGCCCTCGCCCACCTCTTTCATGAGCTGGAGTTTGAGAGCGTGCTGCACGATCTCAACCGCTGGTTCAAGTCCCGCGGCTGGCTCGACGATCGCGACATCGAAGACCTCAAAGACAGCCTTCTTGACGAAGAGATCACCCGCACCGACGAAACCCGCAAAGACTACCGGGCCATCTTCACCCTCGAAGAACTCGACGAGCTTCTTGCCGCCTGCAAAGACGCCGGCCGCTTCGCCTTCGACCTTGAGACCACCAGCATCGACCCGCTGGAGGCCCAGATCGTGGGGATGTCCTTTGCCTACAAACCCAACCACGGCGTCTACGTCCCGGTGGCCCACAGCTACGACGGTGCCCCGGCACAGCTCTCTCTCAATGAGGTCCTGGCACGCGTCGCCCCGCTTCTCGAAGATCCCGACCTGCCGAAGATCGGGCAGCACTACAAATACGAGTGGCTGGTGCTACACCGCCACGGCGTCAGCTTCCGGGGGGTGAGCTTTGACACCATGCTCATGAGCTACGTGCTCGACCCGGGTAAGAACTCCCACGGCCTCGACACCATCGCCTTTGACTTTCTCAACCACCGCAACATCAAGTTCAGCGATGTGGCCGGAAGCGGCAAAAAACAGCTCACCTTCGACCAGGTACCCCTCGACAAAGCCACTCCCTACGCCTCGGAGGATGCCGACATCACTCTGATGGCCTGCGACGCCCTCCTCGAACGTCTCAATGAAGAGCCCGAACTGCGCAAGCTCCACGACACCCTGGAGATTCCCCTCTCCCGCGTGCTCGGCATCATGGAGCTCAACGGCGTCAAAGTGGACTGCGACATCCTCAACCAGCTCAGCGCCGAATTCGAAGTTGAACTCGAACAACTCCAGGACGAGATCAACGTCCACGCCGGCTCCGAGGTCAACCCCAACAGCCCCACCCAGCTCCGAGAGGTCCTCTTCGAGCGCCTGGAACTCCCGGTGAAAAAACGCACCAAAACCGGCCCCTCCACCGATCAGAGTGTGCTCGAACAACTCTCCGAGCTTCACCCGCTGCCGCGCCTCATTCTGGAGTACCGCTCCTTCTCCAAGCTCAAAGGCACCTACGTCGACGCCCTGCCCGAGCTCATCCGGGAAGACACCGGCCGCATTCACACCGACTTCAACCAGGCCGTCGCCGCCACCGGTCGCCTCTCTTCCTCAAACCCCAACCTGCAGAACATCCCCATCCGCACCGACCGCGGCCGCGAGATCCGCAAAGCCTTCGTCGCCGACGAGGGGCACCTCTTGCTCGCCGCCGACTACTCCCAGATCGAGCTGCGTATCATGGCGCACCTCTCCGGCGATCCGGTGCTTCTGGAGGCCTACCGCGAAGGCCAGGACATCCACGCCCTGACCGCCTCCCAGATCTTCGACGTCGCCATCGACCAGGTCACCTCCGAGCAACGCCGCGCCGGCAAAACCATCAACTTCGGCGTGATGTACGGCATGGGCCCTCGCCGACTGGCCCGCGACCTCGACATCTCGATGCCCGAAGCCAAAAGCTACATCGACAACTACTTTGAGCGTTACCAGGGCGTCGCCTCCTACTTCGAAAAGCTCGTCGCCGACGCCGTCGAGACCGGCTACGCCCTGACCATGTTCGGCCGAAAACGCCTGCTCCCCACCCTTGAGAACAAAGGAGCCGGCCGCGCCTTTGCTGAGCGCGCCGCCATCAACACCCCCATCCAGGGTACCGCCGCCGACATCATCAAACTGGCCATGATCGCCATCCAGGAGCGCATCGAGTCCGAAAACTTGCCGGCCCGCATGCTCCTCCAGGTCCACGATGAGCTCATCTTCGAGATCGCCGAAGACGCTCTCGACGACCTTCGCCCGATCATCTGCAACATGATGGAGACCATCGTTAAACTCGACGCGCCCCTGGTCGTGGAGAGTGGTGTCGGCAAGAACTGGCTCGATGCCAAATAACCTGCACACCCTATCAGCACTGACAAGCACCCTTTCTGTTTTTTCTCGATCGATGCCCTGACACCTCGCGCATACCCACGTGTCGCGGTGCCAGGCGTTCGAGCATCTCACGGGTGCCAGGGCATCGAGCATCTCACGGGTGCCAGGGCATCGAGCATCTCTCGGGTGCCAGGGTATCGAGCATCGCAAGGAATCCTTGAACCGGTGACAGGCGTGTGTACATCTCCTCACGCGCGGGCCCATTCGGCCTTCAATTCGTTCTTTGTTAGCTCTTCTTCACGGAGTTTTTACCCATGGCTGTAAACCCCAAACTCTCTGTGGGCGACGCCGCCCCCGACTTCACCCTCCCCTCCGATACGCAGGGTGACGTTAGCCTGGCCGACCTCAAGGGGCAGAAGTTCGTTCTCTACTTCTACCCCAAAGATATGACCCCGGGCTGCACCAAGCAGGCCTGCGACTTCCGCGATAACCTCGACGCATTCGCCGAGCACGGCTACGCCATCTACGGCGTCTCCCCGGACCCGGTAGAACGCCACGCGAAATTCCGCGAGAAGCACGACCTCAACTTCCCGCTTCTGGCCGACACCGACCACAGTGTCGCCGAGGCCTTCGGCGTCTGGCGCGAAAAGACCAACTACGGACGCACCTACGAAGGCCTGGTCCGCTCCACCTTCTTTATCGACGCGGACGGCACGATCGAGGCCATCCACGATAACGTCCGCGCCACCGGGCACGTCGGCCGACTGGTGCGTGACCTCGGTTAAGCCTCTCTCCAGAGACACCACACGCCCCGAATGCACCTCGTGCTGCGTTCGGGGCGTTTTTGTTCTCGCACCATCGCCTGGCACTCATTCATGTCACTTCGCCTGGCACGCACGCGGCATTCTCTCACCCCGGTTGACCCGATCCCTGCGATCGTCCATGGTGTCCGACCTTCTGGCGCTGCCTCCGCTGGCGCCCTTACGCTTCATCGATTTTGCCTGCCTCGACCATCGTACCATGTCCATTCAACTCGTTTTTCTCGGGACTGGCAGCGGCAAACCCATGCCGCAGCGCAACGTCTCATCGGTCGCGCTCTTTCGCGAAGGAGAGCTCTTTCTCTTTGACTGCGGCGAAGCCACGCAGCTGCAGTTGACCCGCTCCGGACTTCGACCGGGCGCGCTGCGAGCGATCTTTTTAAGCCACTTCCACGGTGACCACGTCAACGGGCTCCCTGGCCTTCTCGGCTCACTGACGCTGAATCAACGCGACGATGCCCTCGATATCTATGGTCCCCGCGGGTTACGACGCTGGTTTAAAACCCTGCACGACCTCCACATTCTTCGCCCGGGCTTTCGAGTGCGTTTGCACGAGATCACCGAAGCCAGCAACGTTTTTAATGGCGAAGGCTTTCACGTCGAAACGCAGGCCCTGAACCACCGCATCGATACCTGGGGCTACGCCCTCGTCGAAGACAGTCGTCCAGGACGCTTTGATCTGGAGCGCGCCCGCGCCCTTAACATCCCGCCGGGCCCCATCTTTGGTAAATTACAACATGGCGAAACCGTCACCCTGGAGGACGGCCGCACGATCGAGCCCTCCCAGGTGCTGGGCCCTGCTCGCCCCGGGCTGAAGATCGCCTACTGCTGCGACACCATTCCCTGTCCCGAGGCCATTGAGCTTGCTCGCGACGCCGATCTCCTCATCCACGAGGCGACCTACGTCGCCGGCGATGAGCGCAGCGCCCATCAGCGCGGACACTCAACCTCCGCCGATGCCGCTCGATGCGCCCGTGACGCCAACGCAAAACGCCTGATTCTGACTCATATCTCCCAAAAGCACCTCAACCTTGAGGAGGTTGTTCAGGGGGCGCGGGCTATCTTTCCCAACGTCGAAATCGCGCGCGATCTGGCGGAATTTACCGTGGAGCGTCGCGATCACTAACGCGATGTACGCATCGATCTCATCGCCTGGCACCCGTGCTTCAGCACCCACAACTCAGTGATGTGATCGAACGCCTGGCACCCATACATCTTCCTGATATGCGAATGCCCGTGATCGAACGCCTGGCACCCCGACGTAAGGAACGTAGTCGAGCGCCTGGCACCACGACACGATATACCCCTAACACAAAAACGCCCGGATCTGCCGATCCGGGCGTTTTGAATTTCTGACGTTTACAGGGCCCTTCGCCCCGGCGCTCAGCTGCGTTCGCGGTACACGTACACGCTCTCCGTGGTCATCAAACCGGACTCATCGCGGGTCACCAGCGAGATTCGATTCATACCTTCAAAGAGGGGCACTCGGGCGTCAAACGATACCTCGTCGCTATCCACGCGCTCGTAATTGAGCTTGCGCGTCTGGACATCGCGCGGACCTCCCTGCCGCTGCACCACGACATAGTAGTCCTGAATCAGGCCCTCATCGCGGATGGTACCCTTGAGTTGCACGGCCGCATCGCCGGTCAGCATCTGGGTAGGATTGAGCGAAACCATCGGCTTCTGGAAACGACTCCAGGTCGCCACGCTACCGTCCGCCGACGCCTCGCCATCGGCCATCGTCGCGTTGTCAGCACTGACCCAGATCTCGCGCTCTCCGAGCTTGAGCTTGAGCCAGTTACCACTGCGCGCTTCGACCTTCAGGCGAGCACCGGGCTCCAGTCGCGCCACCTCGGCACTTCGGGCATGCGCACCGACGTGCGAGACGGCTCCCTGCGCACCGATCGTGGCCACGCCTTCGACATCCTCAACCGGTGCCACATCCTCAATCACCGGAATCTCGAGAATCTTTTGCACAAACTCGCGATAGGCCATGTCGTACAGGTCAAGCTCCAGCCTCGCCACGCCCTCATCCGGGCTCCGACGCACACGGAACTCAAAGTCGAACTGCTCGCTGCCCCCTGCGGCCAGGTCTTCCACCGTGCCACGCCCTCGGTTCAGATAGATCGCATCCCCCGAGAGGTTTTTGAGGTAGACCATCACCTCATCGCTGGGCACCGCTCCGACGTTCTCCAGGTGAATGCGCAGGGTCACGTCCTCCTCAGCCTGCAACACCCCGTCTCCGTTGCCGCCAAGCACCTCGTAGGAGAACGCAAACTGCGGGCGCTCCTGACCTTGAATAGGAAGATCGAAGTGGTGCTCGCCAGAAAACTCCTGCTCGTCGTCGCTGACCACAAACTCCATACGATCGTGGCGGCTGGCACTGTCCTTCGGGATCTCCAGGGTCGTGGTCCACTCGCGGGTCTCGCCAGGTTCAACTTTACCGAAGATGAACTCACGGTGACGCAACAAGAGGTTGTCGGAACGCGTCAGCGCCTTGACCCGGTAGAGCGGCTCGGTACCCCGGTTGGTCAACGCGGCGGTCACTTCAATCTCCTGGCCAGCCTGCCAGGGCCCCTCGGTCGCGGTGCGAACCTCCAGCTCATAATCGGCGTTTGCCACCGGCTCACCGGCGCTCCAATCGACCCCCATCTTGCTGAGCTCGGCTTTGATCTCGCTTAACTCCGTATCAAAGACCGTCTGCAGCTCGCCCTGAAGTTTCTCCAGGAGCGCCTCCCGCCGATGCTCCTCCCCGGCGGCAACCAGCAGCCGCTGGGCCAGACGAATCTCAAAATCTTCGCGGAACTCATCCGGATTGACGTACTCCTCCTCCTCTTCGTTGGAAGCGTCTTCATCCAGATAGCGAATCTGTCGCACCACGCCGCCGGCATCGGGTTGGGTGGTCGGGTTGGCCAGCGTCATCGCCAGATCACTCTCGCGCTGCATCGACTGCGACAAAAACATATTGACCGAGTCCGGCGTCACCACCACAGGGATCGTCCGCAGATCGGGGATGATCCCCTCATTCTGAATCGAAACGCCGCCCGGAGTCAGGTACTGCGCCACGGTCAGCTTGAGCGCCGAGTCGTCCGGGAACTCATAAAGAATCTGCACCGTCCCCTTGCCAAAGGTCGTATCGCCCAGGACCACCGCCCGATTGTTCTTCTGCAGCGCGCCGGCCACGATCTCACTGGCCGAAGCACTACCGCCGTTGACCAGCACCACGATCGGGTACTCAGGCTCGGTTCCCGCACGGTTTGCAGACTTCGTCTCCCGGAGCTTATTACCCACCCCGACAGTGCTCACGATCGTCCCCTCATCGACAAAAAGATCGCTGATGCGAATCGACTGCTCCAGAAGCCCGCCCGGGTTGTCGCGCATATCAAGAATCAACCCCTGCATCCCGCCCATCTGCTCTTTGAGCTCCGCAAGATGCGTGCGCACATCACTGTAGGTATTGGCCTGGAAGTTCTTGATGCGAAGATACCCCACCTTCTCGGCCAGCGGCTTCGAATCCACGCTCTCGATCTTGATCACCGCCCGCGTCACCGTGAACTCGCGCGGCTCCGGCCAGTTCGCCCGCTGAATCCACAGATTCACATCGGTGCCCGGCTCCCCCCGAAGCAGATTCACCGCCTCGTTGAGGTTCATGTTGATCGTCGACTCCTCACCGATGCGCACAATGCGATCCTGAGCCTTAATGCCTCGCTGCGAGGCCGGCGTCCCTTCAATCGGGCTGATCACGGTGAGCTGACCATCGCGAATCGAGATCACGATTCCCAGACCGCCAAAACGCCCCCCCGTCTGGGTCTGCATCTCCTCATAGTAGGTCGGCGGCAAGAGGTTGCTGTGCGGATCCAGCGTGGAGAGCAGCCCGTTGATCGCGGCGTACTCGATATCCTCATTTTTGCGCTCCGGATCCTCGGGCAGATGCTGCTCCACAAACAAAAAGATCTCTTTGAGACGAAGACTCATCTCCCAGAGACTCTCCATGGAGTTGGCCTCAAACTCGCGTCGCTCCGAGCCCACCTGCACCACCACCTTCTCGGGGCTCTGCTCAGGCTCGTCGACCTCATAGCTGACCACAAACTCCGGAATCTGGTTCTGAACCGCCTCCAGAGACGCGATCAACATCTTCGCCGGCTCAATGCGCTCCGGCTCCACATAGTTATCTTTCAGCTGCAAGAGCACCCGGTTGAGGATCCGCAACGACGAGAAGCGATACGCCTCCTCCCCCTCCTGGGCCGAGACCGTCGCCTGACTTAAATCAAACTGCACCCCGCGCTCGCCAAGCTGAACACTCAGCGCAAACGCGATCGTCACGGCGACCGCCGCTACCACATAGCGACCCTGTCGTTTCATAAAGCTCATGTCTTTCCTGATCGTCTCCCCTCGCCACATGCAGGCACGCCGCGAGCGGTTTCCTGTCTCAAATTCACCATCGGGATCTTAGGCCGACGCCTCACCGACCGACAACCCGCGCTGCCCCACCTCAAAGCTCGTTGGCTCCGCTTCATAGAGTCTTCCCGTCCATCAAAGGTGGTCCCCCCGCTGGCAGATTCAACGTCGCCTGGACACCTTACCATTCCCGCCTGGATTGTCCCACATCTTCTTACAGATCGCGCCGGGTGCCAGGCGTCCGTACATCTCGCTCTCGCACGGGTGCCAGACGTCCGTACATCTCGCTCTCGCACGGATGCCAGGCGTTCGTACATCTCGCTCGCGTACGGGTGCCAGGCGTTCGTACATCTCGCTCACGCACGGGTGCCAGGCGTTCGTACATCGCACTCGCGTACGGGTGCCAGGCGTCCGTACATCTCACTCGCGTACGGGTGCCAGGCACCCGTAGATCTTCCTCACAGCCTCCTCCTTTACTCTTGCCACCTCTTCCCCCAGAGGCCATCATGGCACGCCACCCCTGGCCCTTTTTGTAGCTGCCCGTAGATCGAGTTCCTCCCATGGCCCTGATGCCCGCTGCCGGCGACATCGTCGACGATGTCTTCCGCGTCGAAGAAGAGATCGACAGCGGCAACTTCGGCGCCGTCTACAAAGTTCGCGATCTTCTGGAGCACCGCACCCTGGCGCTCAAGGTCCTCAAGCCCGGGCCCCACGATGAAAACGAGCTGCGCCAGCGCTTTGAGCGCGAGGCCAGCCTCATCTACAGCCTGCGCCACCCCCACGTCGTCCAGGTGTACTATTACGGGCAGACCGAGTCGGGTCTCCCCTACATGGCCATGGAGTACCTGCAGGGCACCGACCTGCGCTCGTTGCTCCAGCATCACGGTGCTCTCTCCGAAGCTCTGGCGCGCCGCATCACCATCGAAGCCCTGGCCGCCCTGCACGCCGCCCACGCTACCGGCATCGTCCACCGCGACTTAAAGCCGGCCAACATCTTTCTGGTCAACGACGGCGACCGCGGGCAGGTCAAAGTCTTGGACTTCGGCTTTGCCAAAGCCCTCGATGGCGAGACCGACTTTGAGATCACCAACGCCGGCACCCTGGTGGGAACCCCCGCCTACATGTCGCCGGAGCTTGTGCACAAAAAGAACGTCGGACCTCAGGCCGATATCTACGCCTTAGGGTTGATCCTGGCCGAGATGCTCACCGGCGAAAAAGTCGTCACCATTGAAAACGTCTACGACACGATCGTTTTTCAGGGCTCCAAAAAAGACATCAAACTTCCCCGTGAGCTGCGCCGCTCGGTCTTCGCCCCCATCCTGGAGCGAGCCATCGCCAAAGACCTCGACCGCCGCTACCAGAGCGCCATCGAGATGATCGACGCACTGCGCGCACTCCATCTGGAAAGCGTCGGCCCCTACACCGACGAGGTGCCCCTGACCAGTGCGCCCCCCTCCACCGGGAGCGCTGACCAGCAGGCCCACACACGCCCCCGCTCCGACGGGCGCCCCTCTCTTGTGGAGGTCGATCAGGCCCTGGCCAACGCCTCCGCCCGGCAGCTGGTACTCGAGAGTGAGCCTACCATCGACTACCCACGCCACTCCCAGCCTCCACTTCAGCTTCGCCAGGCGGGCAACCGCCCCACCGCGCAGATGCCTGCCATCTCGCGCAGTTCCACGGCAACCATGGCCACCGCCCTGCCCGAAGAGCCTGTTGAAGAGCAGCGTTCGGCCTGGGTGGACGTCGCGCTGGGTCTGGTCATCGGAGCGATTGCGCTGGGAGCTATCCTCTATTTCTTCGCCTGACGACTCATCGTCTCGCCCCCCACCACCCGCTCGTTTGTCTCACTGATGCGCGTCTTCAAGACGGTGAGCCCTTGGTGACGAACTGGCGAAGCACCTCGCTCTCCCTTAGGGTGGGAACATCGACGACGACCTCCGACCGAAGGTTCTCCCGCGTGCTTACCGCTGCCCCTGCCCACGACGCCCCGCTGGCCCGCCCGGTCTTGCTTCTCGCCGCACTGCTGCTCGCCAGCGTGACGCTGCTCTTCGCACCTGTACTCCACGCTCAGGAGCCTTCCCCGGTTTTGAGTACGCAGTCGCGCAGCGTTCAATATCTCATCGTCATCGACGACTCCGGCTCCATGCGCGTTCGTACCGCCGAGGGGCCCGCCGCCGACCCGGAGCGCCTGGCCATCTTTGCCACCCGCTCGCTCCTGAGTATGCTCGACGACCGCGATGAGGTCAGCGTGCTGCGCCTCAATGGCGCGCGCGAGGGCGAATCAACGATGCCAATTGCTCCCCTGGCCGAGAACAGGGCGCGCCTGGGCGCCATGCTCGCCAATGACGGCCCGGTGGCCGCCTACCCGGGCAAGCTCACCCCCTGCGCCTCGGCACTTGAGGCGGTCCGCGACGAGCTCAACCGTGCGCGGCGTCCCAACACCGCCCAGGTCGTGCTCTTTTTGACCGACGGCGAGTGCAACGATGCGCAGGTAAACACCGAACGCTACCTGGAGTCGATCGACTCGCAAGAAGATGGACTCTTCCAGTTCTACCTGCTGCGCTGGCGTGGCCGCGTCTTCTCTCAGTACCTGGTCGAGCTCGCAAGGAAGAGTGGCGGAAGCATCGGTGAGGTCGGCGCCGATGATCCCACCGACCTGCTCGCCCCCTTTGCCAACGCTCTCTCGCGCTCCCAGGGTTACAGCGCACACCTTCTTCGCCCGGGCACCACCACCATCCCCGCCCACACCGGCGCGCGGCGCATGAGGCTTCTGGCGGTCGCCCCCGACCAGGGAAGCGAACTTCGCCTCAACCTCAACGCCCCCTCCGGCCAGCCTCGCACGCTTGGAGCTTCCCGCACCGGTCTGCACCACTACGAGGATGGCAAGCGCTACCGCTACGTCGCCCTTGACTACGAGCCCGGTACCACACCGGTCACCGTCCAGGTCTCCGGCGGTGCCAACCGCTGGCGGGTGGTGGCGCTGCCCGATTACCGCCTCTTTGTCGAGACCCGTGTTCAGCAGGGACGCTGCGGAAGCCAGGGCGAAGACACCAACTTTGTGCAGGTGGGCTCAGGCATCTGCGTGACCCTCTCGCTTATCAACGAGGAGGGCCAGGTTGTCAGCGCAGACGTCGCCTCCCGAGGCACCGAAGCGGCCATCCTCTATCAGGAGCCCGGTGCCGAGCCGCGCCGTCTGCCGGCGGCCTCCACCGACAAGGCTGCCGTCTTCCGCTTTGAGCGCGTCAACCTGCAGGAGGGCGACCATATCCTCTCCCCGCGCATCACGCTCCCCTCCGCGCAGGGCACCCCGGTAACCCTGCGCGGGGCTGCGCGAACCCTCCAGGTCTCCACCCGCCGCATTTCGGCGACACCGGCAAGCCTTGAGGCCGGGGATCTCTTGCCCGGCACCGATCATTTCCAGGAAATCGTCATCGAGGGCAACTTCCCCGCGACCCGCGCCCGCCTCACCGTGGCCCGCGCCGATGGTCTTCCCGAATGCGTCACCTTCGCGCTCAGCGGCGTGCCCGCAGGCCAGGCACAGACCATCTCCCCGGGCCAGACCTACACCCTGGAGACGCGCGTCGCCCCCTACTGTGGCCCGGTCGATGTGCGGCGCACCATCGACAACGCCCTGCGTCTGGAGTTCGACCGCGGCGCGCACTCCATTCCCATCCCCACGCTGGTGATCCCGGTGCGCGCCGAGCTCATAAGCCAGCTGACCGCCCCTCACCACCTCGAAACCACCCTGCGTGGCGGCCAGAAACGCGACCTGCGCATCAGCCTCTCCGGAAACCACCGCCGCGCACAGCACTTTGACGCCGTCATCCTCCCCACCGATGAACGCACCGGCTGGCCCGGTGACGACCTCCGGCTGACCTTCCTCGACGCCCGGGGCAACGCGCTACCTGAGAGCGACCAGGGCCAGGTCACCACCGAAGTTGTTCATGCGACTGGCACCGATGCTTCCCCCTCCGCGTCGAGCGCCATCCTCACCCTGCACCTGCGCGCCGACGCCTGTTGCCAGGCCGGCACCTACTCCACCGAGGTAGCTCTCGTTCCCCGCCAGGGTGCCAGCTCTCCGCTGCGCCTGCCGCTGACCG
The sequence above is drawn from the Lujinxingia sediminis genome and encodes:
- the bcp gene encoding thioredoxin-dependent thiol peroxidase, with the protein product MAVNPKLSVGDAAPDFTLPSDTQGDVSLADLKGQKFVLYFYPKDMTPGCTKQACDFRDNLDAFAEHGYAIYGVSPDPVERHAKFREKHDLNFPLLADTDHSVAEAFGVWREKTNYGRTYEGLVRSTFFIDADGTIEAIHDNVRATGHVGRLVRDLG
- the rnz gene encoding ribonuclease Z, which produces MVSDLLALPPLAPLRFIDFACLDHRTMSIQLVFLGTGSGKPMPQRNVSSVALFREGELFLFDCGEATQLQLTRSGLRPGALRAIFLSHFHGDHVNGLPGLLGSLTLNQRDDALDIYGPRGLRRWFKTLHDLHILRPGFRVRLHEITEASNVFNGEGFHVETQALNHRIDTWGYALVEDSRPGRFDLERARALNIPPGPIFGKLQHGETVTLEDGRTIEPSQVLGPARPGLKIAYCCDTIPCPEAIELARDADLLIHEATYVAGDERSAHQRGHSTSADAARCARDANAKRLILTHISQKHLNLEEVVQGARAIFPNVEIARDLAEFTVERRDH
- the polA gene encoding DNA polymerase I; this translates as MPKTPDDNSQMSFADLANHANLNGKTLYLVDGSSYIYRAFYAIRNLSNSAGMPTNAIYGFTQMLKKLIEDENPDLIAVTFDAFDADEHTFRKELYDDYKANRSAMPDELRIQIPYFRKVVEALNIPIMEQAGVEADDLIATATVRAREVGLNVCIISADKDLMQLLGDGVSMLDTMRGRRYSPADVLERFAVSPDRVKYVLALAGDTSDNIPGVPGIGEKTGGKLIAEFGDLETLLANVDKVSGKKRKENLTEFADQARLSLELVTLRDDCPIAFDIEHLHLSPPDFQALAHLFHELEFESVLHDLNRWFKSRGWLDDRDIEDLKDSLLDEEITRTDETRKDYRAIFTLEELDELLAACKDAGRFAFDLETTSIDPLEAQIVGMSFAYKPNHGVYVPVAHSYDGAPAQLSLNEVLARVAPLLEDPDLPKIGQHYKYEWLVLHRHGVSFRGVSFDTMLMSYVLDPGKNSHGLDTIAFDFLNHRNIKFSDVAGSGKKQLTFDQVPLDKATPYASEDADITLMACDALLERLNEEPELRKLHDTLEIPLSRVLGIMELNGVKVDCDILNQLSAEFEVELEQLQDEINVHAGSEVNPNSPTQLREVLFERLELPVKKRTKTGPSTDQSVLEQLSELHPLPRLILEYRSFSKLKGTYVDALPELIREDTGRIHTDFNQAVAATGRLSSSNPNLQNIPIRTDRGREIRKAFVADEGHLLLAADYSQIELRIMAHLSGDPVLLEAYREGQDIHALTASQIFDVAIDQVTSEQRRAGKTINFGVMYGMGPRRLARDLDISMPEAKSYIDNYFERYQGVASYFEKLVADAVETGYALTMFGRKRLLPTLENKGAGRAFAERAAINTPIQGTAADIIKLAMIAIQERIESENLPARMLLQVHDELIFEIAEDALDDLRPIICNMMETIVKLDAPLVVESGVGKNWLDAK